The following proteins are encoded in a genomic region of Arachis ipaensis cultivar K30076 chromosome B02, Araip1.1, whole genome shotgun sequence:
- the LOC107625417 gene encoding eukaryotic translation initiation factor 3 subunit E, which yields MATYDLTPRIAPNLDRHLVFPLLEFLQERQLYNDGDILKAKIELLNNTNMVDYAMDIHKSLYHTEDVPQDMVERRAEVVARLKSLEEAAAPLVAFLQNPSAVQELRADKQYNLQMLNDRYQIGPAQIEALYQYAKFQFECGNYSGAADYLYQYRALCTNSERSLSALWGKLAAEILMQNWDIALEELNRLKEIIDSKSFASPMNQVQSRIWLMHWSLFIFFNHDNGRTQIIDLFNQDKYLNAIQTSAPHLLRYLATAFIVNKRRRPQFKDFIKVIQQEQNSYKDPITEFLACVYVNYDFDGAQKKMRECEEVILNDPFLGKRVEESNFSTVPLRDEFLENARLFIFETYCRIHQRIDMAVLAEKLNLNYEEAERWIVNLIRSSKLDAKIDSQTGTVIMEPNHPNVYEQLIDHTKALNGRTYKLVSQLLEHSQAQAAR from the exons ATGGCGACCTACGATCTCACGCCTCGGATCGCTCCGAACCTTGACAGGCACCTTGTGTTCCCGCTTCTGGAGTTCCTCCAGGAGCGCCAGCTTTACAACGATGGCGACATCCTCAAGGCCAAGATCGAGCTCCTCAATAACACTAACATGGTTGACTATGCCATGGACATCCACAAGAGCCTCTACCACACTGAAGACGTTCCTCAGG ATATGGTGGAGAGGAGGGCGGAAGTTGTGGCGAGGCTGAAGTCGCTGGAGGAAGCAGCTGCGCCGCTGGTGGCATTCCTTCAGAATCCGTCCGCCGTGCAGGAGTTGAGGGCTGACAAGCAGTATAACCTTCAGATGCTCAATGACAGATACCAG ATTGGTCCTGCACAAATAGAGGCATTATATCAATATGCCAAATTTCAATTTGAGTGTGGAAACTACTCTGGTGCCGCTGATTATCTTTATCAGTATAGGGCTTTGTGCACAAATAGTGAAAGAAGTCTGAGTGCATTGTGGGGAAAGCTTGCAGCTGAAATACTGATGCAAAACTGGGACATTGCACTTGAAGAGCTGAATCGTTTGAAGGAAATCATTGACTCAAAG AGTTTTGCATCACCTATGAATCAGGTGCAAAGCAGAATATGGTTGATGCATTGGAGTCTGTTCATCTTTTTCAACCATGACAATGGAAGAACACAGATAATTGATCTGTTTAATCAGGACAA GTATCTAAATGCAATCCAAACTAGTGCTCCACACCTTTTACGATACTTGGCCACAGCATTCATTGTCAACAAGCGCAGGAGGCCTCAATTCAAAGATTTCATAAAAGTTATTCAACAGGAACAGAATTCGTATAAAGACCCGATCACTGAGTTTTTGGCTTGTGTTTATGTCAACTACGACTTTGATGGGGCACAAAAGAAGATGCGGGAGTGTGAAGAA GTGATTCTCAATGATCCATTCCTTGGTAAACGAGTTGAAGAAAGCAACTTTTCTACTGTACCATTGAGGGATGAGTTCCTTGAAAATGCTAGGCTATTCATCTTTGAGACATACTGCAGAATACACCAACGCATTGACATGGC aGTTCTTGCTgagaagttaaatctgaattatGAGGAGGCCGAGAGATGGATTGTGAATCTCATCCGTAGCTCAAAGCTCGATGCCAAAATCGACTCTCAAACAGGAACAGTTATCATGGAACCCAATCATCCCAATGT GTATGAGCAACTGATCGACCATACCAAGGCTCTTAACGGGCGTACCTACAAATTAGTTAGTCAACTTTTGGAACATTCGCAGGCGCAGGCAGCTCGTTAA